One Neovison vison isolate M4711 chromosome 2, ASM_NN_V1, whole genome shotgun sequence genomic window carries:
- the NFKB2 gene encoding nuclear factor NF-kappa-B p100 subunit — protein sequence MESCYDPALDGMIEYDDFKFDPSIVEPKEPAPETADGPYLVIVEQPKQRGFRFRYGCEGPSHGGLPGASSEKGRKTYPTVKICNYEGPAKIEVDLVTHSDPPRAHAHSLVGKQCSELGVCAVSVGPKDMTAQFNNLGVLHVTKKNMMEIMIQKLQRQRLRSRPQGLTEAERRELEQEAKELKKVMDLSIVRLRFSAFLRASDGSFSLPLKPVISQPIHDSKSPGASNLKISRMDKTAGSVRGGDEVYLLCDKVQKDDIEVRFYEDDENGWQAFGDFSPTDVHKQYAIVFRTPPYHKMKIERPVTVFLQLKRKRGGDVSDSKQFTYYPLVEDKEEVQRKRRKALPTFSQPFGGGSHMGGGSGGSAGGYGGAGGGGGSLGFFPSSLAYSPYPSGSAPMGCYPGGGGGAQMAAEAPRVAAVEEAAEPSASPLTPHREPQAPDLLQRAREYNARLFGLAQRSARALLDYGVTADARALLAGQRHLLTAQDENGDTPLHLAIIHGQTSVIEQIAHVIYHARHLGVVNLTNHLHQTPLHLAVITGQTSVVSFLLQVGADPALLDRHGDSAVHLALRAGASAPDLLRTLLHSGVPAMHQLLHMPDFEGLYPIHLAVHARSPECLDLLVDSGAEVEAAERQGGRTALHLATEMEELGLVTHLVTKLRANVNARTFAGNTPLHLAAGLGSPTLTRLLLKAGADILAENEEPLCPLPSPPTSGSDSDSEGPERDTRGSFRGHTPLDLTRSTKVKTLLLNAAQDATAPPLTPPSPAGPEPPLEDTALQNLEHLLDGPGAQGSWAELAERLGLRSLVDTYRKTASPSGSLLRSYKLAGGDLAGLLGALSDMGLEEGVRLLRGPEARDKLPSTEVKEDSAYGSQSVEQEAEKLGSPPEPPGGLCHGHPQPQVH from the exons ATGGAAAGTTGCTACGACCCA GCTCTGGATGGCATGATCGAATATGATGACTTCAAATTCGACCCGTCCATTGTGGAGCCGAAGGAGCCAGCCCCAGAGACAG CTGATGGTCCTTACCTGGTGATAGTGGAACAGCCTAAGCAG CGAGGCTTCCGATTTCGATATGGCTGTGAAGGCCCCTCCCATGGAGGATTGCCAGGTGCCTCCAGTGAGAAGGGCCGGAAGACTTACCCCACAGTCAAG ATCTGTAACTACGAGGGACCAGCCAAGATTGAGGTGGACCTGGTAACACACAGTGACCCGCCTCGTGCTCATGCCCACAGCCTGGTGGGCAAGCAATGCTCGGAGCTGGGGGTCTGCGCCGTGTCTGTGGGGCCCAAGGACATGACTGCCCA atTTAACAACCTGGGCGTTCTGCATGTTACCAAGAAGAACATGATGGAGATCATGATACAAAAACTTCAGAGGCAGCGACTCCGCTCTAGGCCCCAGGGCCTTACTG AGGCTGAGCGGcgggagctggagcaggaggccAAGGAGCTGAAGAAGGTGATGGACCTGAGCATTGTGAGGCTGCGCTTTTCCGCCTTCCTTCGAGCCAGCGATGGCTCCTTCTCGCTGCCCCTGAAGCCTGTTATTTCCCAGCCCATCCATGACAGCA AGTCTCCTGGGGCCTCAAACCTGAAGATTTCTCGAATGGACAAGACAGCTGGCTCTGTGCGGGGTGGAGATGAGGTCTACCTGCTTTGTGACAAGGTGCAGAAAG ATGACATTGAAGTTCGGTTCTACGAGGATGATGAGAACGGATGGCAGGCCTTTGGGGATTTCTCTCCCACAGATGTTCATAAACAG TATGCCATTGTGTTCCGGACACCCCCCTATCACAAGATGAAGATTGAGCGTCCTGTAACCGTGTTCCTGCAGCTGAAACGCAAGCGGGGCGGGGATGTGTCCGACTCCAAACAGTTCACCTATTACCCTCTGGTGGAAG ACAAGGAGGAGGTGCAGCGGAAACGGAGGAAAGCCTTGCCTACCTTCTCACAGCCCTTCGGGGGTGGCTCCCACATGGGTGGAGGCTCTGGGGGCTCGGCTGGGGGTTatggaggagctggaggaggag GTGGCAGTCTCGgctttttcccctcctccttgGCCTACAGCCCCTACCCGTCGGGCTCGGCCCCGATGGGCTGCTACCCcggaggcgggggcggggcgcagATGGCCGCCGAGGCACCCCGCGTGGCTGCTGTGGAGGAAGCAGCGGAACCGAGCGCGTCCCCCCTGACCCCCCACCGCGAACCGCAGGCCCCGGACCTGCTGCAGCGAG CCCGGGAGTACAACGCGCGCCTGTTCGGCCTGGCGCAGCGCAGCGCCCGAGCCCTGCTCGACTACGGCGTCACCGCGGACGCGCGCGCCCTGCTGGCAGGACAGCGCCACCTGCTGACCGCTCAGGACGAGAACGGAGACAC GCCACTGCACCTCGCCATCATCCATGGGCAGACCAGTGTCATAGAGCAAATAGCCCACGTCATCTACCATGCCCGGCATCTCGGTGTTGTCAACCTCACCAATCACCTGCACCAG ACACCACTGCACCTGGCAGTGATCACCGGGCAGACGAGCGTGGTGAGCTTCCTGCTGCAGGTGGGCGCAGACCCAGCCCTGCTGGACCGGCATGGAGACTCCGCGGTGCACCTGGCTCTGCGGGCGGGGGCCAGTGCCCCTGACCTGCTTCGTACCCTGCTGCACAGTGGGGTTCCCGCCATGCACCAGCTGTTGCACATGCCGGACTTCGAGG GTCTGTACCCAATACACCTGGCAGTCCACGCCCGAAGCCCCGAGTGTCTGGATCTCTTGGTCGACAGCGGGGCTGAAGTAGAGGCTGCAGAACGGCAGGGGGGCCGGACAGCCCTGCATCTAGCCACAGAGATGGAGGAGCTGGGGTTGGTCACACATCTGGTCACCAAG CTCCGTGCCAACGTGAATGCCCGCACCTTTGCCGGAAACACACCCCTACACCTGGCAGCTGGATTGGGATCCCCCACCCTCACCCGCCTCCTCCTGAAGGCTG GGGCTGATATCCTCGCAGAGAATGAAGAGCCCCTGTGCCCACTGCCTTCGCCCCCCACCTCTGGTAGTGACTCAGATTCTGAGGGACCTGAGAGAGACACCCGAGGCAGCTTCCGGGGCCACACACCTCTTGACCTCACTCGTAGCACCAAG GTGAAGACCTTGCTGCTAAATGCTGCTCAGGATGCCACGGCACCCCCCCTCACGCCGCCCAGCCCTGCAG GGCCAGAGCCACCACTTGAGGATACAGCCTTACAGAACCTGGAGCATCTGCTAGAtgggccaggagcccagggcAGCTGGGCAGAACTGGCAGAGCGGCTGGGGCTGCGCAGTCTGGTGGACACATACCGGAAGACCGCCTCACCCAGCGGCAGCCTCCTGCGCAGTTACAAG ctGGCTGGtggggacttggcaggcctgctGGGCGCCCTATCTGACATGGGCCTGGAGGAAGGAGTGAGGCTGCTGCGGGGCCCTGAGGCCCGAGATAAGCTGCCCAGCACAG AGGTGAAGGAGGACAGTGCATACGGGAGCCAGTCGGTGgaacaggaggcagagaagctgggCTCACCGCCTGAGCCACCAGGAGGGCTCTGCCATGGGCACCCCCAGCCTCAGGTGCACTGA